The Paraburkholderia acidisoli genome contains a region encoding:
- the thrC gene encoding threonine synthase: MNYVSTRGAGAGEHHSFSDILLGGLARDGGLYLPAQYPQIGKEELARWRGLSYADLAFEVLSKFSDDIPADDLRDLTRRTYTAATYCNVRHGEDASKITPLTTLGEENGTTLSLLELSNGPTLAFKDMAMQLLGNLFEYALKKAGQQLNILGATSGDTGSAAEYAMRGKEGVRVFMLSPHKKMSAFQTAQMFSLQDPNIFNLAVEGVFDDAQDIVKAVSNDHAFKARHKIGTVNSINWARVVAQVVYYFAGYFAATKSNEERVSFTVPSGNFGNVCAGHIARMMGLPIEKLVVATNENDVLDEFFRTGIYRVRGAAETFHTTSPSMDISKASNFERFVYDLLGRDPARVTQLFRDVEEKGGFDLVASGDFARVAQFGFVSGRSGHDDRIATIRDVYTRYKTMIDTHTADGVKVARENLQPGVPMIVLETAQPVKFGETIREALDCEPERPAAFDGLEALPQRFEVVPADAQRVKDFIAAHTAE, translated from the coding sequence ATGAATTACGTATCCACGCGCGGCGCTGGCGCCGGCGAACATCACTCGTTTTCCGACATCCTGCTCGGCGGTCTCGCGCGCGACGGCGGTCTCTATCTGCCCGCGCAGTACCCGCAGATCGGCAAGGAAGAACTCGCGCGCTGGCGCGGCCTGTCGTACGCGGACCTCGCGTTCGAAGTGCTCTCGAAGTTCAGCGACGACATTCCCGCCGACGACCTGCGCGATCTCACGCGCCGCACCTACACGGCCGCCACGTACTGCAACGTGCGCCACGGCGAGGACGCGAGCAAGATCACGCCGCTCACCACGCTCGGCGAGGAAAACGGCACGACGCTCTCGCTGCTCGAACTCTCGAACGGCCCGACGCTCGCGTTCAAGGACATGGCCATGCAGCTGCTCGGCAACCTGTTCGAGTACGCGCTCAAGAAGGCCGGCCAGCAGCTCAACATTCTGGGCGCGACGTCGGGCGACACGGGCAGCGCCGCTGAATATGCGATGCGCGGCAAAGAGGGCGTGCGCGTGTTCATGCTCTCGCCGCACAAGAAGATGAGCGCGTTCCAGACCGCGCAGATGTTCAGCCTGCAGGACCCGAACATCTTCAATCTGGCCGTGGAAGGCGTGTTCGACGACGCGCAGGACATCGTCAAGGCCGTTTCGAACGATCACGCGTTCAAGGCCCGGCACAAGATCGGCACGGTCAACTCGATCAACTGGGCGCGTGTCGTCGCGCAGGTCGTGTACTACTTCGCGGGCTACTTCGCGGCCACGAAGAGCAACGAGGAGCGCGTGTCGTTCACGGTGCCCTCGGGCAACTTCGGCAACGTCTGCGCGGGTCACATCGCCCGCATGATGGGTCTGCCGATCGAGAAGCTCGTGGTCGCCACCAACGAAAACGACGTGCTCGACGAGTTCTTCCGCACCGGCATCTACCGCGTGCGCGGCGCGGCGGAGACGTTCCACACGACCAGCCCGAGCATGGACATTTCGAAGGCGTCGAACTTCGAGCGCTTCGTCTACGATCTGCTCGGCCGCGATCCGGCGCGCGTGACGCAATTGTTCCGCGACGTGGAAGAAAAGGGCGGTTTCGATCTCGTGGCGAGCGGCGACTTCGCGCGCGTCGCGCAGTTCGGTTTCGTCTCGGGGCGCAGTGGCCACGACGACCGCATCGCGACGATCCGCGACGTCTACACGCGTTACAAGACGATGATCGACACCCACACGGCCGACGGCGTGAAGGTCGCGCGCGAAAACCTGCAACCGGGCGTGCCGATGATCGTGCTGGAAACGGCGCAGCCGGTGAAGTTCGGCGAGACGATCCGCGAGGCGCTGGATTGCGAGCCGGAGCGCCCGGCGGCATTCGACGGGCTCGAGGCGCTGCCGCAGCGCTTCGAGGTCGTGCCCGCGGATGCGCAGCGCGTGAAGGACTTCATTGCCGCGCATACGGCGGAATGA
- a CDS encoding homoserine dehydrogenase has translation MEPIKVGLLGFGTVGSGTFTVLRRNQEEIKRRAGRGIEIARIAVRNPAKATAALGGEAGSIELTTDFNAVVDDPSISIVAEMIGGTTLAKELVLRAIANGKHVVTANKALLAVHGTEIFQAARAKGVMVAFEAAVAGGIPIIKALREGLTANRIQYIAGIINGTTNYILSEMRERGLDFATALKAAQELGYAEADPTFDIEGVDAAHKATIMSAIAFGVPVQFDKAYVEGISKLDAIDIKYAEELGYRIKLLGIANRTEKGIELRTHPTLIPAKRLLANVEGAMNAVVVHGDAVGTTLYYGKGAGAEPTASAVVADLVDVTRLHTADPEHRVPHLAFQPDSLSNTPILPIEEVTSGYYLRLRVADQTGVMAAITRILADSGISIDALLQKESEQIDAQGKAETDIILITHRTVEKNVNGAIAQIEQLATVKSSVTKLRMEGLN, from the coding sequence ATGGAACCGATCAAAGTAGGTCTCTTGGGCTTCGGCACGGTAGGCAGCGGCACCTTCACGGTACTGCGCCGCAACCAGGAAGAAATCAAACGCCGCGCGGGCCGCGGCATCGAGATCGCGCGCATTGCCGTGCGCAATCCCGCCAAGGCCACTGCGGCGCTCGGCGGCGAAGCCGGCTCGATCGAACTGACGACCGATTTCAACGCCGTTGTCGACGATCCGTCGATTTCGATCGTCGCCGAAATGATCGGCGGCACCACGCTCGCGAAGGAACTCGTGCTGCGCGCGATCGCCAATGGCAAGCACGTGGTCACGGCGAACAAGGCGCTGCTGGCGGTGCACGGCACGGAGATCTTCCAGGCCGCGCGCGCGAAGGGCGTGATGGTCGCGTTCGAGGCGGCGGTGGCGGGCGGCATTCCCATCATCAAGGCGCTGCGCGAAGGGCTCACGGCCAACCGCATCCAGTACATCGCGGGCATCATCAATGGCACGACCAACTACATCCTCTCGGAAATGCGCGAGCGCGGGCTCGACTTCGCGACCGCGTTGAAAGCGGCGCAGGAACTGGGTTACGCCGAAGCCGATCCGACCTTCGACATCGAGGGCGTGGACGCCGCGCACAAGGCCACGATCATGAGCGCGATCGCGTTCGGCGTGCCGGTGCAGTTCGACAAGGCCTACGTGGAAGGCATCAGCAAGCTCGACGCCATCGACATCAAGTACGCGGAAGAACTCGGCTATCGCATCAAGCTGCTCGGCATCGCGAATCGCACGGAGAAGGGCATCGAACTGCGCACGCATCCCACGCTGATCCCGGCCAAACGCCTGCTCGCGAACGTGGAAGGCGCGATGAACGCGGTGGTCGTGCACGGCGACGCCGTGGGCACCACGCTTTACTACGGCAAGGGCGCGGGCGCCGAGCCCACGGCTTCGGCGGTGGTGGCCGACCTCGTGGACGTGACGCGCCTGCATACGGCCGACCCGGAGCACCGCGTGCCGCACCTCGCGTTCCAGCCGGACAGCCTCTCGAACACGCCGATCCTGCCGATCGAGGAAGTCACGAGCGGCTACTACCTGCGCCTGCGCGTGGCCGACCAGACTGGTGTGATGGCCGCCATCACGCGCATTCTGGCCGACAGCGGCATCTCGATCGACGCGCTGCTGCAAAAGGAATCCGAGCAGATCGACGCGCAAGGCAAGGCGGAAACCGACATCATCCTCATCACGCATCGCACCGTTGAAAAGAACGTGAACGGGGCGATTGCGCAGATCGAGCAACTGGCGACGGTCAAGTCGTCGGTGACGAAGCTGCGCATGGAAGGACTGAACTAA
- a CDS encoding pyridoxal phosphate-dependent aminotransferase, whose translation MKPILKSNKLQNVCYDIRGPVLEHAKRLEDEGHRIIKLNIGNLAPFGFDAPDEVVQDMIRNLPGSSGYSDSKGVFAARKAIMHYAQQKGVKGVELDDIYIGNGASELIVMAMQALLNDGDEVLLPAPDYPLWTAAVSLSGGTPIHYICDESNAWMPDLDDIRAKITPNTRALVVINPNNPTGALYSDELLLGLIEIAREHGLILFADEVYDKIVYDGKTHTALGSLSEDVITVTFNSLSKSYRACGYRAGWMFLSGMTGANRRRAKDYTEGLGILASMRLCANVPGQYAIQTALGGYQSINELIQPGGRLYRQRELAYNLLTAIPGVTCVKPEAALYMFPRLDPKLYPIQDDQQFILDLLLQERVLLVQGTGFNWKQPDHFRVVFLPNIDDLTDSINRIARFLDGYRQRHGN comes from the coding sequence GTGAAACCGATTCTCAAATCCAACAAGTTGCAAAACGTCTGTTACGACATCCGCGGGCCGGTTCTCGAACACGCGAAGCGCCTCGAAGACGAAGGCCATCGCATCATCAAGCTCAATATCGGCAACCTCGCGCCGTTCGGTTTCGACGCGCCGGACGAGGTCGTGCAGGACATGATCCGCAATCTGCCGGGCTCGTCGGGCTATTCGGATTCGAAGGGTGTGTTCGCCGCGCGCAAGGCGATCATGCATTACGCGCAGCAAAAGGGTGTTAAAGGCGTCGAACTCGACGACATCTACATTGGTAACGGCGCGTCCGAGCTGATCGTGATGGCGATGCAGGCGCTGTTGAACGACGGCGACGAAGTCCTGCTGCCGGCGCCCGATTATCCGCTCTGGACGGCTGCGGTGAGCCTGTCGGGCGGCACGCCAATTCACTACATCTGCGACGAATCGAATGCGTGGATGCCGGATCTCGACGACATCCGCGCGAAAATCACCCCGAACACGCGTGCTTTGGTCGTCATCAACCCGAATAACCCGACGGGCGCGCTGTATTCGGACGAATTGCTGCTCGGCTTGATCGAGATCGCGCGCGAACACGGCCTGATCCTGTTCGCCGACGAGGTCTACGACAAGATCGTCTACGACGGCAAGACGCACACGGCGCTCGGCTCGCTTTCGGAAGACGTCATCACCGTCACGTTCAATAGTCTCTCGAAGAGCTACCGCGCGTGCGGCTACCGCGCGGGCTGGATGTTCCTGTCGGGCATGACGGGCGCCAACCGCCGCCGCGCGAAGGACTACACGGAAGGCCTCGGCATCCTCGCCTCGATGCGCCTGTGCGCGAACGTGCCCGGCCAGTACGCGATCCAGACGGCGCTCGGCGGCTATCAGAGCATCAACGAGCTGATCCAGCCGGGCGGCCGCCTGTACCGCCAGCGCGAACTCGCCTATAACCTGCTCACGGCCATTCCCGGCGTGACCTGCGTGAAGCCCGAGGCGGCGCTCTACATGTTCCCGCGCCTCGACCCGAAGCTGTATCCGATCCAGGACGATCAACAGTTCATCCTCGACCTGCTGTTGCAGGAGCGCGTGCTGCTCGTGCAGGGCACGGGCTTCAACTGGAAGCAGCCGGATCACTTCCGGGTGGTGTTCCTGCCGAACATCGACGATCTGACCGATTCGATCAACCGCATCGCGCGCTTCCTGGACGGCTATCGCCAGAGGCACGGCAACTGA
- a CDS encoding Mth938-like domain-containing protein, with amino-acid sequence MKLHQDSSGALNTVTGYGADYVEVNLERHAGSLIVMPEVPVVAWPVDAFDALTPELFAMLLPLAPEVVVFGSGERLRFPHPRLTAALAAKRIGVEAMDFKAACRTYNILMAEGRRVAAALLIERQANAEQTLRSAGSRAHS; translated from the coding sequence TTGAAACTACACCAGGACTCCAGCGGCGCGCTGAACACCGTCACCGGCTACGGCGCCGATTACGTCGAAGTGAACCTCGAACGCCATGCGGGCAGCCTGATCGTGATGCCCGAAGTGCCCGTCGTCGCGTGGCCGGTCGACGCGTTCGACGCTCTCACGCCCGAGCTTTTCGCCATGCTGTTGCCGCTCGCACCCGAAGTCGTGGTGTTCGGCAGCGGCGAGCGGCTGCGCTTTCCGCATCCGCGCCTGACGGCGGCGCTCGCCGCGAAGCGCATCGGCGTGGAAGCGATGGACTTCAAGGCCGCCTGCCGTACCTACAACATTCTGATGGCCGAGGGCCGCCGCGTCGCCGCCGCGCTCCTCATCGAACGCCAGGCGAACGCCGAACAAACCTTGCGCTCAGCCGGATCGCGCGCCCATTCTTAA
- a CDS encoding glycosyltransferase family 39 protein: MNDTPSRLPLTRSAILLLILALAVIWFLPLGWRHLLPSDEGRYAEMAREMLATGDWITPRYNGYKYFEKPPLQTWMNALTFAAFGLGEWQARLYTALTGFAGVLLIGFTGARVFNAATGLFAAVVLACAPYWNLMGHFNTLDMGLSFWMELTLCALLLAQRPNLPKNHVRLWMWVCWGAMALAVLSKGLIGLILPGAVLVLYTFVARDWALWKRLYLVSGLIVFFAIVAPWFALVQDRNPEFFNFFFIVQQFQRYLTPAQNRPGAFWYFVPVMLVGFLPWLSVSVQSVRHAWRTPRQPNGFAPVTLMLVWTAFIFLFFSASHSKLISYTLPIAPPIALVIAMYLPLMTRAQWNRHLIGYALVAVAVMAGSFVLLHKGDARNPNALYREFQVWVFAAGAVGFVGTMTGLRLNRAKRTPDTGARAPAIALGTAWLLLATVAGTGHDVFGTLSSGAPLAPAVRAAIARLPADTPFYSVGVLDHTMPFYVRHTMTMVEVTDELAFGIQEEPNKWVPTIADFVTRWKTDRDALALMPVSRYDEFVAQGLPMQVIARDSRRVVVEKPQP, encoded by the coding sequence ATGAACGATACGCCATCGCGGCTACCGCTCACCCGCAGCGCCATCCTGCTGCTGATCCTCGCGCTCGCCGTGATCTGGTTCCTGCCGCTCGGCTGGCGCCATCTGCTGCCGAGCGACGAAGGCCGTTACGCCGAAATGGCGCGCGAGATGCTCGCAACCGGCGACTGGATCACGCCGCGCTACAACGGCTACAAGTATTTCGAGAAGCCGCCGCTGCAAACCTGGATGAACGCGCTCACCTTCGCGGCGTTCGGTCTCGGCGAATGGCAGGCGCGGCTCTACACGGCGCTCACGGGCTTCGCGGGCGTGCTGCTGATCGGTTTCACGGGCGCGCGCGTGTTCAATGCCGCCACAGGCCTGTTCGCGGCGGTCGTGCTCGCCTGCGCGCCGTACTGGAACCTGATGGGCCACTTCAACACGCTCGACATGGGCCTGTCGTTCTGGATGGAGCTGACGCTCTGCGCGCTGCTGCTCGCGCAGCGCCCCAATCTGCCGAAGAACCACGTGCGGCTGTGGATGTGGGTCTGCTGGGGCGCGATGGCGCTCGCCGTGCTCTCGAAAGGTCTGATCGGCCTGATCCTGCCGGGCGCCGTGCTGGTGCTCTACACCTTCGTCGCGCGCGACTGGGCGCTCTGGAAGCGCCTCTACCTCGTGAGCGGCCTGATCGTGTTTTTCGCGATCGTCGCGCCGTGGTTCGCGCTGGTCCAGGACCGCAACCCCGAGTTCTTCAACTTCTTCTTCATCGTCCAGCAGTTCCAGCGCTACCTCACGCCCGCGCAGAATCGCCCCGGCGCGTTCTGGTATTTCGTGCCGGTGATGCTGGTCGGCTTCCTGCCGTGGCTTTCGGTGAGCGTGCAGAGCGTGCGTCACGCGTGGCGCACGCCGCGCCAGCCCAACGGTTTCGCGCCCGTCACGCTGATGCTGGTCTGGACGGCGTTCATCTTCCTGTTCTTCAGCGCCTCGCACTCGAAGCTGATCTCGTACACGCTGCCGATCGCCCCGCCCATCGCCCTCGTGATCGCCATGTATCTGCCGCTCATGACGCGCGCGCAGTGGAACCGGCATTTGATCGGCTACGCGCTGGTCGCGGTCGCGGTCATGGCCGGCTCGTTCGTGCTGCTGCACAAGGGCGACGCGCGCAACCCGAACGCGCTGTACCGCGAGTTCCAGGTGTGGGTGTTCGCCGCGGGCGCGGTCGGTTTCGTCGGCACGATGACCGGTTTGCGGCTGAATCGCGCGAAACGCACGCCCGACACCGGCGCGCGCGCGCCCGCAATCGCGCTCGGCACGGCGTGGCTGCTGCTCGCGACGGTCGCGGGCACGGGCCACGACGTGTTCGGCACGCTCAGCTCGGGCGCGCCGCTCGCGCCGGCCGTGCGCGCCGCCATCGCCAGATTGCCCGCCGATACGCCGTTCTACTCGGTCGGCGTGCTCGATCACACGATGCCGTTCTACGTGCGCCACACCATGACGATGGTCGAAGTCACCGATGAACTCGCCTTCGGCATTCAGGAAGAGCCGAACAAATGGGTGCCGACCATCGCCGACTTCGTGACGCGCTGGAAAACCGACCGTGACGCGCTCGCGCTGATGCCGGTCTCGCGCTACGACGAATTCGTCGCGCAAGGCCTGCCAATGCAGGTGATCGCGCGCGATTCGCGGCGCGTGGTGGTCGAAAAGCCGCAGCCGTAA
- a CDS encoding SMR family transporter: protein MNPISLICILAGVGLNACAQLLLKAGVNAVGHFEFTRANIVPIGWKLATQLPIIGGLGCYVVSVAVWVVGLSRVDVSIAYPMLSLGYVVNAIAAWYLFGEVLSLQRLVGIGIILIGVVVLARS from the coding sequence ATGAATCCGATTTCCCTGATCTGCATCCTGGCGGGCGTCGGCCTGAACGCCTGCGCGCAACTGTTGCTCAAAGCCGGTGTCAATGCCGTTGGACACTTCGAATTCACCCGTGCGAACATCGTGCCCATCGGCTGGAAGCTCGCGACGCAACTGCCCATCATCGGCGGCCTCGGCTGCTACGTGGTGAGCGTGGCGGTCTGGGTCGTCGGCCTGTCGCGCGTGGACGTCTCGATCGCCTACCCGATGCTTTCGCTCGGCTACGTGGTCAACGCGATCGCCGCGTGGTACCTGTTCGGCGAAGTGCTGAGCCTGCAACGGCTGGTCGGTATCGGCATCATCCTGATCGGCGTCGTCGTTCTCGCGCGCAGCTAG
- a CDS encoding DegT/DnrJ/EryC1/StrS family aminotransferase, producing MTQSASVPFLPFVRPEIDEETIQGVVDVLRSGWITTGPQNQAFEAALSAYCGGRPVRTFNSGTATLEIGLRLAGVSPGDEVITTPASWVSTSNVIYEVGATPVFADIDPVTRNIDLDKLEAAITPKTKAIIPVFLAGLPVDMDRLYAIARQHKLRVVEDAAQAFGASWNGKRIGAIGDIVSFSFHANKNLTSIEGGALVLNDEAEAVLAQKYRLQGITRTGIDGMDCDVLGGKYNLTDVAARVGLGQLKHIERFTAQRRALARRYFAQFEGGAAVKLGMGLPVADFDNCNWHMFQITLPLEQLSIDRAGFMEQLKERGIGSGVHYPAIHLFTLYRERGFKAGMFPLAERLGKTTVTLPLFTQMTDADVERVCDAVNEICAQYAK from the coding sequence ATGACCCAGTCAGCATCCGTTCCGTTTTTGCCGTTCGTGCGCCCCGAGATCGACGAAGAAACCATCCAGGGCGTCGTCGACGTGCTGCGCTCGGGCTGGATCACGACCGGCCCGCAGAACCAGGCGTTCGAGGCGGCGCTCTCCGCGTACTGCGGCGGCCGGCCCGTGCGCACCTTCAACTCGGGTACGGCGACGCTCGAAATCGGCCTGCGCCTCGCGGGCGTCAGTCCCGGCGACGAAGTCATCACCACGCCGGCCTCGTGGGTCTCCACCAGCAACGTGATTTACGAAGTGGGCGCGACGCCGGTGTTCGCCGACATCGACCCGGTCACGCGCAACATCGACCTCGACAAGCTCGAAGCCGCCATCACGCCGAAAACCAAGGCCATCATTCCCGTGTTCCTCGCGGGCCTGCCCGTCGACATGGACCGGCTCTATGCGATCGCCCGCCAGCACAAGCTGCGCGTGGTCGAAGACGCCGCGCAGGCGTTCGGCGCGAGCTGGAACGGCAAGCGCATCGGCGCGATCGGCGACATCGTCTCGTTCAGCTTCCACGCCAACAAGAATCTCACGTCGATCGAAGGCGGCGCGCTCGTCCTCAACGACGAAGCCGAAGCCGTGCTGGCGCAGAAGTACCGCCTCCAGGGCATCACGCGCACCGGCATCGACGGCATGGACTGCGACGTGCTCGGCGGCAAGTACAATCTGACGGATGTGGCGGCGCGCGTCGGCCTCGGCCAGCTCAAGCACATCGAGCGTTTCACGGCCCAGCGCCGCGCGCTCGCCCGCCGCTACTTCGCGCAGTTCGAGGGCGGCGCGGCGGTGAAGCTCGGCATGGGCCTGCCGGTCGCCGACTTCGATAACTGCAACTGGCACATGTTCCAGATCACGCTGCCGCTCGAGCAACTCTCGATCGACCGCGCGGGCTTCATGGAGCAACTGAAGGAACGCGGCATTGGCTCGGGCGTGCACTACCCGGCCATTCACCTCTTCACGCTGTATCGCGAGCGCGGTTTCAAGGCGGGCATGTTCCCGCTGGCCGAACGCCTCGGCAAGACCACGGTCACGCTGCCGCTCTTCACGCAGATGACCGACGCCGACGTCGAGCGCGTGTGCGACGCCGTGAACGAGATTTGCGCGCAGTACGCGAAGTAA
- a CDS encoding glycosyltransferase: MSQTEQRTLTPDAPEVSVIIPVYNEEAGLKALFDRLYPALDKLGAAYEVIFINDGSRDRSAAMLAEQFRARPDTTRAILLNGNYGQHMAILAGFEQARGEIIITLDADLQNPPEEIGKLVEKMREGYDYVGTIRMQRQDSLFRRKASLAMNRLRERITRIKMTDQGCMLRAYSRHIVDTINRCGEINTFIPALAYTFAQNPVEVDVAHEERFAGESKYSLYSLIRLNFDLVTGFSVVPLQWLSFIGVILSLGSAGLFLLLLIRRFVLGAEVQGVFTLFAITFFMLGVIIFALGLLGEYIGRIYQQVRARPRYLVQTILEERNGRAVVDTPRQDVVQAAAFAQATQAAVQSAQTSLQNPASNPVSSPVSSPASGAITNATQDAAQGTTPADEGASS, encoded by the coding sequence ATGAGTCAAACGGAACAACGCACCTTGACCCCGGATGCACCGGAAGTCTCGGTCATCATTCCGGTCTACAACGAGGAAGCCGGTCTGAAGGCATTGTTCGATCGCCTGTATCCGGCGCTCGACAAACTCGGCGCCGCCTACGAAGTCATCTTCATCAACGACGGCAGCCGCGACCGCTCCGCCGCGATGCTCGCCGAGCAGTTCCGCGCGCGGCCCGACACCACACGCGCCATTCTGCTCAACGGCAACTACGGCCAGCACATGGCGATTCTCGCGGGCTTCGAACAGGCGCGCGGCGAGATCATCATCACGCTCGACGCCGACCTGCAGAATCCGCCCGAGGAAATCGGCAAGCTCGTGGAGAAGATGCGCGAAGGCTACGACTACGTCGGCACGATTCGCATGCAGCGTCAGGACAGCCTGTTCCGCCGCAAGGCGTCGCTGGCGATGAACCGTCTGCGCGAGCGCATCACGCGCATCAAGATGACGGACCAGGGCTGCATGCTGCGCGCGTACAGCCGTCATATCGTCGATACGATCAATCGCTGCGGCGAAATCAACACGTTCATCCCGGCGCTCGCCTACACGTTCGCGCAAAATCCGGTCGAAGTGGATGTCGCGCACGAAGAGCGCTTCGCGGGCGAATCGAAGTACTCGCTCTACAGCCTGATCCGCCTGAACTTCGACCTCGTGACGGGCTTCTCCGTCGTGCCGCTGCAATGGCTCTCGTTCATCGGCGTGATTCTCTCGCTGGGCTCGGCGGGTCTGTTCCTGCTGCTGCTGATCCGCCGCTTCGTGCTGGGCGCCGAAGTTCAGGGTGTATTCACGCTGTTCGCCATCACGTTCTTCATGCTGGGCGTGATCATCTTCGCGCTCGGCCTGCTCGGCGAGTACATCGGCCGGATTTATCAGCAGGTGCGCGCACGCCCGCGTTATCTCGTGCAAACGATCCTCGAGGAACGCAACGGCCGCGCCGTGGTCGACACGCCGCGCCAGGACGTGGTGCAGGCTGCCGCGTTCGCGCAGGCCACGCAGGCCGCGGTGCAAAGCGCGCAGACCTCGCTGCAAAATCCGGCATCGAATCCGGTATCAAGCCCGGTATCGAGCCCGGCGTCCGGGGCGATCACGAACGCCACGCAGGACGCGGCGCAAGGCACCACGCCCGCCGACGAAGGAGCGAGCTCATGA
- a CDS encoding formyltransferase — MKPRAVVFAYHNVGVRGLQVLLARGVDVALVVTHEDSPTENIWFGSVKSVAEEHGIEVVTPADPKSAELRAAVSAAQPDFIFSFYYRHMLPVDLLALAARGAYNMHGSLLPKYRGRVPTNWAVLHGETETGATLHEMAAKPDAGAILAQTPVPILPDDTAAQVFDKTTVAAEQTLWRVLPALLAGEAPHLPNDLTKGSYYGGRKPEDGRVDFTQSAQQVYNLVRAVAPPYPGAFTDLHGERFVIARARLVRPGTQDAERVRALGALPPGLHVSDNALFALCGDGRAIAIHELRHQRDGQDTVVTPAAFSDLISSVPRP; from the coding sequence ATGAAGCCGCGCGCCGTTGTCTTCGCGTATCACAACGTCGGCGTGCGCGGCCTGCAGGTGTTGCTCGCACGCGGCGTGGACGTCGCGCTGGTCGTGACGCATGAAGACAGCCCAACCGAGAACATCTGGTTCGGCAGCGTGAAGAGCGTGGCCGAGGAACACGGCATCGAGGTCGTCACGCCCGCGGACCCGAAGAGCGCGGAACTGCGTGCCGCCGTGAGCGCGGCGCAGCCCGATTTCATCTTCTCGTTCTACTACCGGCACATGCTACCCGTGGACCTGCTCGCGCTCGCCGCGCGCGGCGCGTACAACATGCACGGCTCGCTGCTGCCGAAGTATCGCGGCCGCGTGCCCACGAACTGGGCCGTGCTGCACGGCGAAACGGAAACCGGCGCGACGCTGCACGAAATGGCCGCCAAGCCCGACGCCGGCGCGATCCTCGCGCAAACGCCCGTGCCCATCCTGCCCGACGACACCGCCGCGCAGGTCTTCGACAAGACCACGGTGGCCGCCGAGCAAACGCTCTGGCGCGTGCTCCCCGCGCTGCTCGCGGGCGAGGCGCCGCATCTGCCGAACGACCTGACAAAGGGCAGCTACTACGGCGGCCGCAAGCCCGAAGACGGCCGCGTCGATTTCACGCAGAGCGCGCAGCAGGTCTACAACCTCGTGCGCGCGGTCGCGCCGCCCTATCCCGGCGCGTTTACGGACCTCCACGGCGAGCGTTTCGTGATCGCGCGCGCGCGCCTCGTGCGTCCCGGCACGCAAGATGCAGAAAGGGTTCGCGCCCTCGGCGCATTGCCCCCCGGACTCCACGTAAGCGATAATGCGCTTTTCGCCCTTTGCGGCGACGGCCGCGCCATCGCGATCCACGAGCTGCGGCATCAACGAGACGGTCAAGACACCGTCGTCACGCCGGCCGCATTCTCCGACCTCATTTCATCTGTCCCTCGTCCATGA